GTACATGGTATTTTGTACTTCACAACACAAATCTATGCGGttgcacatttttcatttagCCATGAAATTATTTTTGGGATTGCCCTATGATCAGTGGTATAACGTGGTAAATGAATGCAGTTATAATATATGGCAGACAGTGTTTCTGTGTCACCTTTTGGTATGCCCTCAATCTATGATAGAGGTGTTACCAAACAAGGTACCAGTTATAAGCAACTTCTGCCCAGTGGAACACCAAAAAAATGAGTAAAGTGAAGTCGAGCTTCTATCATGCAGTGGAAAAGCAAATGATTAAATGCTTCTCAAGTAAAGGTAAATAGAAGCCACTGCCTGATTCTTCTATTTACCCAGCTGCAGGATATGCATGACTGTTCATGAGTTCATACCTTTCAGAAAACAGTGCCAGACTGTAGATGGCCAAGAGAAGCTCCAGCCCATGTCTTCATCATCAGACAGAGAGGATCTGTTTGACACTGCAGAGCCACATTCACTGCTTGTCTGCACAGAGGTGAAAGGGTAACATTATCAAAAACACCAGGAAAGAAGGCAAACacagaggaaaacaaaacaaaggtgcagGTTAGTTAAAATGACCCACTCTGCTGTGGCGACGCTCTCTGGCATGGCCTCTGGGGGGTGAAAGATGGCTGCTAGGAGGAGGAGGTCGGGCATAGGAATGTAAATCATTGCTGGGGCTTGAGATGCAAACAGAGGACGATGAGCTGAAAATGACAGGTTCAGAACTGAATGGGTAAAGACACACAGACTCTTGGTTTATAGTAGCCTCTTTAATGCACTGTTAGAAAGTGCAATTACCTGCTGCAAGGAGAGTCCTGCAGCAATGGGCTTTGAGGTCCGGTGGCGATGAGAGCCAACTGCGTCAGCCAATGAGTGTCAGGCTGTGAGTGTGCATTGTGACGCTCGTGGTGCGAAACGCCAGCCTCCACTGggtacactagctctgtctcctCTTGGACCTCCTGCAGGTCAGGGAGGTCATCTGGGTAGATAAAGCAAACACCAGCTAAAACCATGGTTGATTTAGAAAGGACTACTGTATAAAAGCCAGAGCACGGTTTTGTCTTATGTACCGTATTCCATGTAACTGTCACTGGTGGGTATGATGGGTGAAGATGGGAGGTGCTCCTCACAGTGAAGCAGGTCATGTGACTGCTGGTCACTATCCATAGCCATCATCACTCCTAAAGAGAACAAAGATCAGGATTATAGAAGATTATAGTGTCAGATGATGGATGATTTTCTAATGTgttatattacacacacacacacacacatacacacacacacacacacacacatatcatatTCACAATACGTCAAAATTACAGAGCAGTAAAAAGGACTCAAAGTGACAGTTAAACAACCACTAGCACCAACTGTCATAAACATAGGTCAAACATAGACCAACATAAAAACATAagtcataatttttattttatttgtggttTGATAATATTGTTGTAAGATGTAAGAGAAGAGAAGCAGAAAACTGGACTTGAATCTCTGATGTGTCTATATGTGTACTAGTAAAAACTATAAACAATAAGAAGTCTGGTTGCAATTCAGAGTTTAGTGTTAATGATGCAGCACAGATTAGGTTAATGGTGCACTGTGAGACAGTGTGGATCCCTTACCTGTATGTTCACAGTGAATCTCAGATTCACACATGTTGTGTTTGGGATTGCTGGATGGCACAGCTGGCGTCACCACCTCCCACACCATGATGTCCACAATCACTGAAACACAAGTTAAGTTGTAAGCCTACATCATAGCCAACAAGTCAATGTTTGAGAACTAGTGATAAAAGGTGTAACACTGAGCTgtttaacagttattaaacatcagTATGAGTCTTAGCCATTCATCTGAATCCTGTAGACCTTCTCATATACACCCACACAGAGAAACCTGATTCTGTACCAGCCCTAATGTATAGTCTATGCCATATATGGTTAGGGTGACGTGAGGAGAGGCACAGGGAGGCACACGGTAACTCTTGGCTATTATTACCTAATATGACACCTAAGTTTAGAAGAGCTCTCCCAATGCCTTAATGCATCCATTATGATGTAACAAGTTTACTTCACAGTATCTCATTGTATGCACCACGACACAACAGCTTATACACGTAAACATGATAAGAACGTGTCAGTTATCTATTTCACAATATTATCATCATGTGACAGTCTTGTTTATAAACTTTGAGATCTTCAGCGCATGCGCACAAAACCCCATTCATTCAATGCTAAGGACTGCGATAATACATTTCCAAGCCATACTAGTCAAAAGCACaaactttattatcataataaataaaacacatgtcAAGCTGTCGAGTGACCTCAAATGATACAGGTGTTAATGTTTAACGCTTCGTAAAACCTCGGACGAAACAGCGACAATCGTCACGAAACAAAGTGCTGTCGAAATTATAAGTTAGTAACGTCGACGAAAACGAGCAAAACGGTAATCATCTGTACATAAACCGAAAAAATAGTTCCATTCGATAAGTTCTAGAGTAAATGCTGCTAAATACAGTGGGATGAACAAGCCCTTGTGTGTTGCGTAAAgccagtttcaacaaaacaacgaACGTCAACAATGAAGCTTCACTGAGCGACCAGCGAAAACGGGTTTTACCACAAAAACAACGGTTGTCAGCTTCACAGTGTTTCTCCTACACCTAATTAAGTACACAACGAGTCGAGTGGGGTGATTATTTTACaaattaaatgtttaaaaaacCTAAAAATGATTTCAATGAACTTTGTTTAACTCACCAAAACAGTCGCCTTGTACGGGAAAAGGGGCTGGTATAAACATGATTTTACAAGCGACTCTATTTGTCACAGCTGCTGCCAATCATCTGTTTCTCAAATTCTTATTGGTCAATTATTTAAagggttgttttcatttttttatcacCGCTACAATAAAACGTTAGTGGGCTAAATTGATGAAAGTGTAATCCTATaaattgtgtttgtttgtttgtttgtatgtatatatgtacgtataaataaataaaacaaacaaacaaataaatacctTCTTTCCCAAATATTGTGAGAATTTTGAACGTCACAGTTACATggtaaataactgaaaacatggGAATTAAAATCAAATGCTCATAAGTAATAATTAACAACTTTAAGTACGTTTACTTACTTAAAGCTGAGACTGAATAATTACGATTGAAAGCAAATACAGCATGTAGGATTGAAATATACTGAGCCTTTATGTTGCTAACAGCAGACAAATATCTAGATAAATATTTGTAGTCAACTGACATGAATCCCactgaaaattaaacaaaaaatcattttaattgttATGGTAGAAGAGTATATATAAACATGTCACCGCTTTTATATAGTTCGTATTTTTGAAATATTCCCAGAAGCTCTTGAAGTTTACTTATGGGAGTTTTTGTAATCCCAAGCTTTAGCTGAAGTTTGAGAGCatatgatacttttttttttttttttttttgcgtagaCACAGTAGTTAAACCTGTGAATAAGTTAAATGAATATATTAAATACTAACAATGCCCTATATATCCATACACAGCACAAAGCACCTTAAAACAGGTGTTTATCGCCCTCAAGTGGACAAAATGAGTAACTCTGACACGATTTATGTATGCCTAATGAAAACTATTACACTGTCGCTGAAACAATTAACAAATATTCAAATCAATATTAGTTTAATGAAAGTATTTTAACATTGGGAGAAGTGTGGTCCTTTGTGTTTCCTGGGCATATTGTGATCCTAGAAATAAACTGCATCAACCGGTACTGCAGTTAGATATGATTAGATTACATATCCGGTTAacgttttccaaaataaaacaacTTTACTGTCAAATTGTGGCAGTAACACGAAGAAACATAACTTTAAAACAGGATAACAATTATAGTTTTCGTGTGGTCACACTTGTATACCATAATTATATATTCTTAAATGTAAAGTTTTAACTAGATTGCTCAAGTTGTCTGTATTTATTGACATTTACCACCTGAATCTGAGTCTATCTCACTGGCAGATTCTTTAGAAACAAACATAATATTCAAGTGTAATCTACATATTCAACGTAATGAATTGTTAATTGTAGATACTGTGCACAAAGAAACGCAACAACTAtaatgaatctgctcttaaatataaaagtaaaaaaataaataaataaataaataaaataagcgtTAGCGTCATATTTTGAAAGGTCAAACCGGAAGTTGTACTCTTCTTCGTTTTGAGAAAAGTTTGCCGACGGATTTGACAACTTTCCTGTCTGAGTCAAAGTGGAGTGTTTCCTTAATCCACACTTTGTTCACAACCTTCAGAGCATTTTCACTGTGTCCTGTGGTCTTTTTATGCTGCATAAATGCCGGCCCTTTCCTCCAAATCTCCCGGTTTCGATGCCTTCTCCGTCCGCGTTCATTGGTGAGTTATAAAAGTGTTTGTGTTAGTGTTTTACTGACGCAGCCTCTCCTTCCGACCTCTGCTGTACCGTTACATCCACTAGTTCCGCTATGTGTCTGGATAAACTTACAGTCTGATTTTTCCATGTTATTGCTAATTTTCACCAGCAGTTTGAGGGTTAATGTGTTTTTAACAGTCGCCTAAAAACAACTTAATGCTGTTTTGAGTTGCAAACGTGCTGAGTTGAGTTTTGCTTCCTGCTTTTTGACACTTCCTCTGCTGTTTTGAAAGAAGCAGAAGGGAAACTCCAGCTTTTTATTCATGATTTACACATTAGCAACGGGCATGacagtaaatatttttttcagcctTGTTGCCTTGAAGGGAAGGAAATGGTCcacttttccattttttaaaaagatatttTGGGAGGCAGACAAATtctcagtaaaaaacaaaaacaaaacatttttttttcccataaagacccagtgctacttttgtggcagttcccaaatatttttttccctctatatttaacttttttaaagtgatttatcaccatttattatgacattatcctctgtgttgtgtgttttttcagtgaacataatgcattttcctacatttcatttcaagctcagagtaaagttgaggaaactgaagaaaaagtgactttttcagcacaatctaccattaactgaacataaaccaagtgtttccatccactgtcactgatccaattccatgggttttatcggtgaaccagtgttgtagaagaacagtaaatatttttttcagcctTGTTGCCTTGAAGGGAAGGAAATGGTCcacttttccattttttaaaaaaatattttgggagGCAGACAAATtctcagtaaaaaaacaaaaaacaaaaacaaaacattttttacccataaagacccagtgctactttcgtggcagttcccaaatatttttttccctctatatttaacttgtttaaagtgacttatcaccatttattatgacattatcctcagtgttttgtgttttttcggtGAACATaatacattttcctacatttcatttcaAGCTCAGAGTAGAgttgaggaaactgaagaaaaagtgactttttcagcataatctaccattaactgaacgtaaaccaagtgtttccatccactgtcatcgatccaactccatgggttttatcggtgaatcagtattgtagaagatgaaggtgtttccgaGGTAACTGTGcagcctctcaacatccaaatgggtcatatctgatgaccatggttgatggttttggtcatcagtggctgtttgggtctttatgggttaaccgaTATTTAATAAGGAGAAAATCTGGTTTAAAACTAATACTTTGACAAGCATAGTTCCCATCAGAATGACTCTATATATCACTGCCATAACAGTAGATTATGTTATATTTGAATTATTTGCTCATTTTTACCAGGAAACATAATTTGATTACTCACACAAGGCCATTGTAAAGCTGTTTCCTTGTGACTGTAGTGATAGGAAAATTAGAACATAGAAAATAGTTGTTACTGGGTATGGATAGTCAATGTGTAAATTAATACCTAGTTGATTGGTCATAAATGACTGATGTATACTACTTAAGAAAAAATAGCACACTTTTTTAGTAGTATTAGAGGTAGTGGAAAGTCAACATTTGCTGTAGCTGTAAAATATTCAGGGTTTTCTTGTGTACAAATGTGAGGCAAAAATCTAGCAAAGGACCTATGAAATCTTTGCTTTATttaaatttagttgtttttaaatttGTGATAATGAAAACCTGATCTTGTCAataccaaaaacaaaacacccataaatacatatgtgtaatgtttaaaaaaaaactaaaacagaaaCAACTAACATGTCATGCTGAAGGTCTGTTATATTGGATTTCtatgaaaaatcacaaaaaatcacAGGTTAAAGTTGGTGTACTAATTATTTCCTACAATGTGTTTATTCTGTCTCTTGATCAATGCACACTGGACTCCAAATCTCATCCAgtggctgacctctgaccccctccTTCTGTTTCTgatgactcttttttttcctttttaaaattgtCATCCTCAAGCTAGGCGATGGACAGGGAGCAGCAAATCCAGCTGAGCGACGAAGAGCCCGTAGTCCTGCGAGAAGAGAAccggaggaggagaagaaagaaggcCATTACCTCGTCGTCCTGCACTTCCATGGATCAGATTGCGGTTGAGTTTGTTCTGCCCACTGCAGCACGGGGAGGAAACAGTCCTGACACTCTGCAGCTGGAGGTTGCTGGaaactggactgtagagcaggtcACCTAGTTTACTGAACTGCTGTTTATTTAGTGAATAGATGTTTTTGATTGGCTGCTCTTTTCCTGCTGTAACTCAGTAATGATTGAGTCATATTAAGATACTATACTTACATGCTTTGTTTGAAATTTGGTTGGAATAATTATACAGAATATTTTATGATGGCTTTATTCAAGAACACCGATGTATCTCACTTGTGTGTTATGAATGACTGCAGCTTTAAAGTTTACATTTGTGATGCGTTCTTTAATTTTCAGGTTAAAGCTCAGGTGTGGATGAAGGCAGTGACTTCAAATCTTTGTCCTGACTTTTACCAGCGGTTTTCTCCTGACCACTGCATCCTGCTCTATCAGAAAAAAGGCAATGTGTGTGAGATCTATGACAAACATCAGGTCTTCCAGACACTGGATTGCATTCGCTACTGGAGAGGTAGATTACAGATAATAACAAACCTATTTCTGCCTAATAGAGGAAAAGGCTCTATTCTTGTTTTGTGATGATATATGACAGATCTGTTGTGTTTTAAAAGCCCTGAAGAAGGATGTAGGGCGGATCCAGCTGGTACCACGCCCACAGCCATCAGACGAGTCCCTGCAGTACCAACGTTATCTGAACTACCTGATTGGATATGACGTAACTGACGTCAGCAACGTGCATGACGATGAGCTTGAGTTCACTCGGAGGAAGCTGCTGACACAGCGACGAATTGAGCTGTCTGACCGTGACCCAAAGCTCTACTCCATGGACCCCTGGGTGACCCGCAAGCCACTGCCTGAACACCTGCTGAGCAAGGTAATTCATCTTTTTGGAGacatttctgtctgtttgtcaggTGATAGAAGCTGACAgatgtgtgtgtctctgtcttcATGTCTTCTTCTGTCAGGTCTGTAATGGTTTCATCCTGGTGGTGATCCACATCAGCACAGCCAGCCAGACCATCAAGGTCTCCATCGATGACACACCAGCACAGGTCTGTGTGCTGTAGGGATAGATGCATGTACTTTTTCTAGCCTGGTACTGTtatcaattacactggtctacaagtaaaatgcttccaggatgaaagtagtgaaattttaccacgtgtgagtcagcagtaaagaaaaatcaaatcaaaaatgggttggctgaagtttccaagatacagtctggggtcaaaatgtgaaattcgagaattaactcaaaaggaatatttgtctcagagctaccagatctactttgaAACACTGTGTGCACATTACaatgcattcactttacaggttctatctattggaacatttataaatctattgtataaatgtacataaaccaatatatatgtgtaatatataTTGTGTtcagtcagacctcagttgcagagaaaaactcactgaatcaaatagtcagatggttcagtcacctgattggtgaatcccagtcttgtcccacctccttgtacactaaacaggtacagaggatggcttcatcaattcttaataatgactcccatcctttacagagtgaatttcagctcctttcctctggacggaggtttttagtccctaggtgcaggacacagcgttataaaaacagctttgttcctgtcgccatcactgagctcaataagaaatagtgacactgcactttatttacttatttagttatttatccaaTTTCTTcgctgtatttattattattgtgacttctaatttttaaattttatgttcttatcctggtttttatcccagagactgtttttatcttcttgaggtttttattgtgttttattgcatcttgtttttatttatttgatcttctttatttattttatccttttacttatccGTGCTGCTATagtgatgaatggtggaacactgagcgttttttgtcttgacactcgatcaagtacctgcctaacaggttcagtgtgtgttttgttgtaatgccaaatgcaatcaCTTCTGTCTGCTAAACAAATTTACCCACGGGTAttaataaagtaaccttgaaccttataATAACgcttcatcatataccttgaaaacatcagaaaaccagcacttttgtcatttgtttttcaattaatcttattaaaatacgtaacatttagcacatttaatctctgaagcagataattaaaaaaaattgtagaccagtgttttcagTAATAAAGACTGATATGTGAAACCGATAcatatttgcagtaaaagtgaaactctTGTGGTCCAAAAAATGCTAAACATTATTGAACTTCCTTTAATCACCCAAATAATATACACTTCAGTCATTTTTCTACAGTATTTGTTGTTACTTTTCATTATTTAGATTTTCATTTACGTGACTGGATTATAAGAAGTAGTAAACAAACGTTCTCTGATTTCAGTGTGGAATTAGGCTCCTGTATGTGATGCTAGGTGATGTGTAACTCATCAGATGTTGCTGTGGGTGTGACATTGACACCATAGTGCAGAGACTACAGACAAACAGAAGCCCTGAATCAGAGCCAAAGTAACACATTTTTGAATACATTAATTTTATTGGATATTCGATCTGATAATCAGTCTGTCTCTATCATCTGTGCTCATGTATTTGCCGCTCTTTGTTCTGTAACTGCAGCTTTACTTTTTTCTTGCTCAGGTATTGTCCAGTTTTTTTACTAAAACCGCAAATAAAAGAGTTCTGTTGGGTATCCCTGAAAACACTGGTGAAAAAGACTTTGTTCTACGTGTATGTGGCAGGTACAGTATTTTCAATTCTTAAAGTTTTCTGCCATCAGTGGAGCTATGTAATGGAACTTTTGTAAGTAACTCATCTTTCAGAGTAGCTTTATTCGTGTGTGTTAACCCAGAGAGGAGTATCTTTATGGAGATAAACCTCTGCAGAACTTCAACTGGATCCGTCAGTGTCTGAAGAATGGTGATGAGATTCATCTGGTTCTGGAGACACCATCTGATCCTGAAGCAGATCTGGTCCAAAAGGAGGACTGGGCACAAGTTGATGATTGCACTGGAGTGGCAGGTATCAGTCCAGACCGACAAAGAATCAGCAACTCACAATATGATCATTCAAAGGGGTTTATGTTAGGGCTAAATATTTTCTTCATCAGGTACCCATGAACAGCTGACCATTGACGAGAAGGACCATGAACGAGTGTTTACCATTTCGATGTGGGACTGTAACAGGAAGTTCAGAGTTAAGGTGCTTGGTATTGACATACCATCTCTACCCAAAGTCCCAGAACTGGTTGTGTTCATCGAGGCCAGTATCTTCCACGGCCAGCAGCTGTTAGCCCAGGTAACCCCATCAAACACAGCCAGAATGGCCATGCATTATATTATACTTCCATTTTTCAGCAGCATGTTATGGTTAGAGAATTTAACACATCCTTTACTGTGTCAGGAAAGAACAACTTCAAAAACATTCAATGAAGAAGTGCTGTGGAACTGTTGGTTGGAGTTTAACATAAAGATCAGAGACCTGCCTAAAGGGGCACGGCTGAACCTCCAGGTAAACTCGAGTCACTAAATGATTGAGTTCTTTTGTGATGAAATTGTAAACTGTTGCACACACTTACAGGTTCACATTGTTATTCCCACCCAGGTAGTCTGTGGAAAGCAAGTGCAGACACCAAACTCTAAGGGAGGCTCCTCTTACCCAGATAGCCCAGCAGGAGGAGGCAGCCATGATGGTGAGGCCACTTcacataagataagatgagatgagataagataagataaaataaaataagataaaatatgcctttattagtcccacaaggggaaattccaggtttacagcagcaaagcacaaaagcacacaagagcaaaagaagtgcaaaatcaaaaataaagacaaatcaaactagaagcactcggagagtgcagacctccgccaaggctgatcagtggccccccccgtgggcccccccacccccgatcaccaccaaaatgtaatcatttcttccttatcccatttccaacaaaccctgaaaatttcatccaaatctgtccataactttttgagttatgttgcacactaacggacagacaaacaaacaaaccctggcaaaaacataacctccttggcggaggtaaaaataaaaaaatttatatgccatttacagctgtgcacatgctgacagtgccacaggttggataggaaTACGGTTTATTGCTCTGATTATTGCACAGCTCAACCAGTTTCCAGTCATGTTTTTGGCCTGCACAGTGAGCCTCATTCCAGTCTGCTGTCTTTCAGGAAAGACCAAAAGTCGTCTCCTGTACTACGTCAACCTGCTGCTCATCGACCATCGCTCTCTGCTTCGCCAGGGCGAATTCATCCTCCACATGTGGAAGATGCCAGAGAAGAGTGaagagagcagcagcagcagcatcaacGCAGACAAGCTCACCTCGGCAACCAACCCAGACAAAGCCTCCTCCATGGCCATCACCATTTTATTGGATAAATACTGCTACCCTGTGGTGCTGCCCAAGAGCCGAGATGTGTGCAGGGACGGTGGGACTTGGGGTGAGGAAGCTGAAGGCGGGGAGCGAGGACAGAGAGAGATGCCGAACCACTTGAAGAAACAGTTTGAGGCCATTGTAGCTACTGACCCCCTGCACCCACTGAGCCCTGAGGACAAGGAGCTGCTGTGGCATTTCAGGCATGAGTGTATGCGTCACCCAAGGTATCTTTGTTCTCATGAATCTGGATTAcagagtattttttatttttttaaacatctttttCTTGATTTTATGAAGAATACAAAACATCAATGTGCAATGCGACAATTGAACAGATTCtcctaaaagaaaacaaaataattccaTCCTACCCTCCCCTTTCTGGTACACTTCCCCAGCACGTAACAAAATCAACAATGAGACAAACAAGGTATACATAGATAATatttaaacaaaaatataaataaataaaataaaatattctaTAAAGTGACCGTAGTATATAGTGTTACATTCATTTAATCAATCAGCAGCTCAGTCTGGTGTCAATGTAATTTGTGTGCCCTTAATTAGGACAAAAAATGGGTTCCAAATCTTATTAAACTTTCCTGACTGTCCACGGATCAACAGCTTAATTTtttcaagtt
This region of Sphaeramia orbicularis chromosome 12, fSphaOr1.1, whole genome shotgun sequence genomic DNA includes:
- the pik3cg gene encoding phosphatidylinositol 4,5-bisphosphate 3-kinase catalytic subunit gamma isoform: MDREQQIQLSDEEPVVLREENRRRRRKKAITSSSCTSMDQIAVEFVLPTAARGGNSPDTLQLEVAGNWTVEQVKAQVWMKAVTSNLCPDFYQRFSPDHCILLYQKKGNVCEIYDKHQVFQTLDCIRYWRALKKDVGRIQLVPRPQPSDESLQYQRYLNYLIGYDVTDVSNVHDDELEFTRRKLLTQRRIELSDRDPKLYSMDPWVTRKPLPEHLLSKVCNGFILVVIHISTASQTIKVSIDDTPAQVLSSFFTKTANKRVLLGIPENTGEKDFVLRVCGREEYLYGDKPLQNFNWIRQCLKNGDEIHLVLETPSDPEADLVQKEDWAQVDDCTGVAGTHEQLTIDEKDHERVFTISMWDCNRKFRVKVLGIDIPSLPKVPELVVFIEASIFHGQQLLAQERTTSKTFNEEVLWNCWLEFNIKIRDLPKGARLNLQVVCGKQVQTPNSKGGSSYPDSPAGGGSHDGKTKSRLLYYVNLLLIDHRSLLRQGEFILHMWKMPEKSEESSSSSINADKLTSATNPDKASSMAITILLDKYCYPVVLPKSRDVCRDGGTWGEEAEGGERGQREMPNHLKKQFEAIVATDPLHPLSPEDKELLWHFRHECMRHPRAYPKLLGSVRWGKQDDVLATHRLLERSSAWDSSGLDVGLAMQLLDCHYSDAQVRSMAVRKLETLEDDDVLRYLLQLVQAVKFEPYHDSALVRFLLKRALRSKRIGHFLFWFLRSEIAQSMHYQQRYAVLLEAYLRGCGEAMLQDFRKQVEMTEALQKVTREIKAMSADKYDVTAQVVFQLRQKLETLQLSGLPESFRVPYDPGLRAGTLLIEQCKVMASKKKPLWLQFKRADPSTLSKDPIGIIFKDGDDLRQDMLILQILLIMESIWETESLDLCLLPYGCISTGNRIGMIEIVKDATTIANIQQSVVGSTGAFKDEILYQWLRDKCVSEDKFQQAVERFLYSCGGYCVATYVLGIGDRHNDNIMITESGNLFHIDFGHILGNYKSFMGISKEWVPFVLTPDFLYVMGTSGKKSSPHFQKFQDVCVKAYLALRHHTNLLIILFSMMLMTGMPQLTSKEDIEYIREALTVGRCEDDAQRHLLDQIEICREKGWMVQINWFVHLVLGIKQGVEKRST